The sequence below is a genomic window from Mytilus edulis chromosome 2, xbMytEdul2.2, whole genome shotgun sequence.
aaagctgctgcttattttataatttaatacatgaTTCTCACGGTTCGTGTGCAATCAGGAATACAGTATCCTGTCAGAGAAAACAAGTTCTGGTTTGGAGGAATCGCCATTTTGTTTGTATATTCCAACCCCAGCTCCATTATTCCGGAAtcatattttctaattttacttGTAACATACAAACGGATGCCAGATGAATCTTTAATATCTGTAAAATATTATAGTAAATTGGGATAAGCAAAAATGATGCAAAAAGGATAAACATATTACATGCCAAAACATCTGTTGAAATATTTGCGTTTTGGCAGTATAAAACTGAATGCGAACAGAGAACATCAACATATTGGCATAGAGCATTCGGAATTACTAACTGAATAATTTCAAATAATCGAATGTGTCTTCGGTCATGGCAACATACCAAATACatctttttctgaaaaaaagttaCATTTTATCACATTGACTTCTTTCGAGGGGTTAGTGTAGTTTTGCTTAAAACGTTACATTTTTATCACAGTGACTTCTCTCGAGGTGAATATATAATACAAGTATCTCTGTAAACAGTGAAACTACATTGTCACTTTTCGATTTGTTTAAGAATGCTCCTAAACTTCTTTCAGTCTTTGAAGCCAGTGCCTCTTGGATTTAAGATATGTTAACTGTCATCTATATACTACGTTCATATCTAATAAACCGGATGATGTATACAGACAATAACTGCTGATGATGGTAAAAACGACTATGTCAATTTTAATTTGGTTCCTTGGGGTGATCTTCATAAATTAATTATGATCTAGATAATGAGTTGTTCAAGACAGAACAGTGACAAATGACTACTTTGAATTCAGTGAACAATTCTTGCATTCTAAAAAGCTGTAAAATTTCCATTATAGCAGCATCGGATTTCATTTGAATAGCTGAACGTTCCTGTTGAAGCTAGTTTGTACAACGAAATATTTCGTGAATCTACGTAGAATATATTTTCATTATCACTTATAAGCGTGTTAAAGTTACGTTCTTGggcttttaaacatatatattgcatattattgggaaattttatatcttttagaATATTTTCTTTAACAGAAGTGACAATAATGAGGGTCTTTTCAGAAAATCCTTCCAAAACAATTACTAGTAGTATATTTCATGTCATACATCATTACATGCATGAATAACCTAGTTTCTCATTTTTAACAAAGTCTTATCAAACTGCATCATTTTGCAGCCATTAGCAATGCATGTGTCTGCATGCAACCATCTTCGTTCTCTTCAATAATGATCGACTGACTATTTGACATATGACCTAAACCTTGGCGATTGGGCTAGCTTAATGGATGAGGACAAGTCTGTTCTTAATCATAACAGAGGAACTTATTCTATGCTTGTCTTAACTTCAATAGCTGACtggcggtatgggctttgctcactaTTGAAGAcggtacagtgacctataattgttaatttttgtgtcatttggtctcttgtgaagagtcgtatcattggcactcatgcctcatcttctttttttatatttagtataGTACTTAGTCTAGCGATGTGAGTAGTCTTGTTATAATTACCTTTGCTCAGCTGTGGATTATTATAATGTACCTCTAGCAGCACAAATCTAGACCAACCATCTCCGCCTACTGGCGTTCCAGCTTCCTCTGGTAATGTTACTGACTGTAATATATTATTAAAGTCACAAGTTAAGGGTGCTGAACAAATATTGCTTTTCTGATACCCAGATGCAAGGAATTATACAATTCAAATGTGCAAATACCTGAATATTTTTATGAGAAAACGAATTAAAGGATTTTACTAGGTGTAAAGAGTATGTTTGTATGACGCATAtggaaaaaaagatgaatttaaattatataagaCAAGTGAAGTTCTTTGATTTGGCATATTTAGCTATTTATATTGGATCGTCATGATGGTTTTTGTCTTACCTAGTTCTTATTATCTAATTAAATATATTGAGTAATTAGGGATTCAATGTAAATtacttttctaatattttaaGCGAGTCCAAAATATGCAACACAGCCTGCATTTAGGTTGATAGAATGTGAAAATGAGGGGAACATAGCATAAAGAGTGAACAGGTCGGAAGTGaaaaagattaagaaaaaaaacccagtaatttcaaaattatcaaaCTGAATCGGATAATAAGACACTTAAGACACATTTCACTTCCATCTTATTGTATAAAACTATTCTTTCGCTTCGTCAATTTGAATAGGTTCGTTAAATTATTGTTAGTTTAAATCTTTATAGCcatggatatttttttattttggaattGATCGCGACCTTTGTGTACTACTATCATACTTACTGATGCACCCATTGCCCATGCGCCAATGACTTTACGACAGATTGACAGCCCTGGTGGTTTTCCCTCCGCTAAGCCAGGACCATTATAGGATGGAACAACTTCATCTGGTCTGGCTTCACAATGAAATAGTTCCATATGGTGAACAAGATGTTCGTGGCCTTTCTCGATGATTCCTTCATACTACGAGAACACATAggaaaaatatttctatataataTTATAAAGTCTTGTAATATTTTCACAACTGATAATGATTTCAGATGATCAAATCATGGATACGGAGTTGCATCTTAGTTACTACATAAAAACTTTTAGAATAAATAGCCGTACATTGTAATGTGCGtgttatttcttcatttcagtaaaaaaaaaagtctattttaactgaactagtaaacatttttgttttgaggCCAGCTAAAGCCCGACTccggtgtgggattttctcgttgtgttgaacaCCCATTGGTGACATAAGGCTGTTTTCTGCAcattgttcgggttgttgtctttttgacacaatcttaatttccattctcaattttatttttaaatacaaaatataagaaggtaagaagaaacatttttgttttcttgttataatttaaatatacttcatatttgttttcttattctAATGTTACCTTGATGATATGATGTTTCCGTTTGAAATCTGGTAACTTAGTTAGATACCACCAGTAAGTGGTATCAGTTGATGGAACtgttatctgtaaaaaaaaatattgagacaGGAACTTGACCATTTTTACACATTTGTAACTACCtggtattttaaaattttaaattatttaagtcCGTCGTTTTTCAGAAATTTTCGTATACCATTTACATGCCTAGATTGATTTCTGTTTCATCAACATTTTTATCAATTCTGAAAATTGTCATTAAGAAAGAATTTCTGCAGATTAAGTAGTCAAactgttaaaaattgaaaaaaaaagccggagcctttgttagtcttgtattattttaattttagtttcttgtgtacaatttggaaattagtatggcgttcattatcactggactagtatatataagtttaggggccagctgagggacgcctccgggtgcgggaatttctcgctacattgaagacctgttggtgaccctctgctgttgttttttatttggtcgggttgttgtctctttgacacattccccatttccattctcaattttataatctaTACAATTCTATACATTATAATTCTagaatttttatttgatactttCCAAGGAAATAAAACAGTTCCAATTATTAGATACCAAAATGTGTAAGTGCTATTTTAAAAAGTTGCAAAAGAAAATTGAGATTTGGCTTAACTGAACAGTTTGTTGAACTTGATTACGGCAGACCATTGAGTTTTGGCGTTACCAGGAAAGtcggaaataaactcatcataggtacatgtaccaggactaaattttatatatatacgccagacgcgcgtttcgtctacaaaagactcatcagtgacgctcgaatccagaaaagtttttaaaaaaaagtctaataaagtacgacgttgaggagcattgaggtccaaaattcctaaaagtgttgccaaatacatctaaggtaatctatgcctgaggtagaaaagccttagtatttcaaaaaaatccaaattttgtaaacagttaatttataaatataacaatatcaatgataattcgtgtcagcacaaaaagtgttgactactgggcttgtgataccctcggggaaataaatcttcgccagtagtggcatcgactcagtggttgtaaataaactcatcatagataccaggactaaattttatatatattcgcCTACATTGCAAACTTTAATCTTATTTATTAGCTTCATACCTCTTGGTTCGTGACGTCAATGACTGTTGTGTCTTTTGGTATGTTCACATCTGGAATATCTGGTTTCAAAATTTGAACTCTCTGTAGGCCTTTCTTATATTGTAAAGTGTTGATATGTCTGGGATATTCGTAGCCAGTGAAAAATATTATGTGTGTCGTTCCATTCTGTTGAAACATACAAATTGTTAATCAGATTTTCGAATATTTGAATACATTCTATTTTTTATGTGATGAAACTAAATGAGAATTAAATTATATGTTAAATATAGAATTGTAGAACCGGAACATTGATGACTTATTAAAGTGAATCGTGAGCATTTGTATTTGTTCTTGTTATTCAAGACTGAACAAGGTGATACAAGGTGATACTGCGAATTGTACAACAGTTGAAATAAGTCGAAAGACACGTTTCTTTACATGTATTGCGGAATAATAACGACGGTACACCGGATGACGGTCAATTATACAAAATCGCAATCTGTCAAAGAGTCTCAGAGGAGTTACATTAAACAGTGTCATTCTTGCACTATAGTGAAATAATGATCATATCATAATGACAGTCTTATCTGGTCATTTATTGTATATATGaacaaacaatcatagcaagtaCGAGAACTTTCTGATAAAGAGTGTCAAAAGAGTTTCGTTCAAAAAGTGACAAGCTTTCTCTCAAACGGTCTCTGGAGTATTGATGTGTTTCGCGGGACGGACGTACGAACAGAGACCATCACCACCACCCAACATATTCCAACCCCACCCTTGAGGCGTGAGCAAGGTTTtcaaaaatttttcaaaataaaaatgtataagaaaACAGCTGCACTAGACTTAAACTAGTTTCTATCGCTTATcattgttttcatatgttttaccACAGAGTGGGAATAATTTGTATATCGAACGTTCGTGAGATAACCCGCGTTTTATTTTAACTCTTCCACTACCCATTAAACTTACGTCTAGTTTGTAATCGTCCTCGTCACATGTATCAAACTTTCTTATGAATTCTAGCGTAAACCTGTTATATTTCAACTTTTCAGTAAGTGTCCGCACGTAGTTTTGGTTTTGGTCAATGTGTATATATCCTCTATTGTTTGTATGGACGTCCTAAATTGAAAAggcattaataaaaataaagatttttttttacaaaattaactaaaaatacTATTTTGATTTATAAGTGAATGAATGGAGTACAAGTTGACCATCAAGACTCACTACTTACAGTTTTGTATTAAACAATCATACAATTTTCACACgattctttaattttaattggccgAGACAGTCCAATAGTATATTTAATTTCCGTGTAAAATTCAACATCTACTAATGACTGTACGTGTACGTGACAAAGTcaaaacaatgtttaaaaaacaaGAGAAAGCCTTAGTTTATGTAACTCTTAATTTAATGGTTGTTGCATATATTCTTTTCCATCTGACTTTCAATTCATCAATCGTTTGTGAATAAATTATTCATACTATCTAAAGGATGAACTTACTTTGAACATTTTATTACCAAATAAGTCCTTCCAAAACAAAACTAAATCAGCATTTTCACATTCACCATAATCAGAAAACCCGAACGCTAACCATTCGTTTGGTCGCAGTTTTCCTTGTATCCGAAATTTCACTAGTTCGTCGGCATAATTCACATTCCATTGTAGGTTGAGCGATTTGTCCTTACTaagaattgtttcatatttaaaatGTTCGGCAAAAGTTATTATATAAAAGGAAAATACAGAACACACAAATGCAATAGAATTCATTTTGCTGCTCTTTGAATCAGTACGTGCAATTCGTATGCCAGTTACGAACGTAGACtatatttcttcatttatatGTTCCTTAAAGTTTCTTATTGAGAAAGGCTCAAAGAGCTGAGTAATTCTAcctcgattttttttaattaaatgaacTTTGGCGCATTTTCTTATCTGTAATATGtgtaggtcgtaaataaattatTCATGCCCTTTTTAGACGCCAGAGGTATCAAATAATCACCATATTAAGTTAAATCAAATCTTAAATTAGATTCTTAATTACTATTCTTTAGTGTAAATTAAAGGTCCATcaattagaaaaaatattttaatcttgTTATTCTTGTCCAATTTCATTTCATGCAAAGAAATGAAGACGTACATTTCTCGTTGGTCATTACTCTCTCCCAGACAATGGAACCGAGGCTTGACAGGTGCTTCCCAAATTGATTCCGGATATTGAATGAGTGTTGACAAGAtgaatatttctttatttctttattcagtTAAAGATAGCTCTGAATTAATTTGTAGTTATTGATGCAATGTTTTGTTGTCGAAAATTTAATCaagtgtttacaaaaaaatgagttTCGTGACACGTTTTCCCTCAATTACCGCTTAAGTAATTGATGACATTTGATTTCTTGTATATTGCTGTATTTGTTGATTTTCGTGTATTACGCATTCATTACATGCTTTCTGGCATGTTAAACTTATTAGGATTGGTCTGGAACTATATTTGATAGACACATTTAGAAAGAACATTCTGTGAGTCGAACTTCTGCGTCCTTTTCAGTATTTTATTGCACCgtaagagtaaaaaaaaaatagaaggaACAACTTTGTCAAATAATGCACTGCAGCAATGACTAAATATAGtaccaaaatgttttgttaaaGACCAGACAGGTGCAGTTATTCGAAAATCAAAGGCATATTCATATTTGTTCAAAAATCAACGGCTTCggaaagaaagaaataaaataccAGCACGTGAATCAAAACGATACCGGTTGTTAACACAATTAATTAAGTTTAAGTCTAGTACCCATAAAAATGTGAACAAATTTTCAGTAAATCTTTCAAAGATATTATATAATACTACTGGAAATGGCAAAGCATTAAAAACAAGGAAAACAGATTGAAAATCATATGATACCCTTATTTGCCCTCAAATCACAATGAAGACTGTCTCCCTCATCAAAGAACCATCCGCCCATTTTCTTGCATACTACCCAGAATTCACTTATTCGGAGCATATCCTTTTTCAGATCAACTGCATCTCCTGCATAATGTGGTGAATTACAATCGTGACAACCACCAACAAA
It includes:
- the LOC139510801 gene encoding dopamine beta-hydroxylase-like encodes the protein MFKDVHTNNRGYIHIDQNQNYVRTLTEKLKYNRFTLEFIRKFDTCDEDDYKLDNGTTHIIFFTGYEYPRHINTLQYKKGLQRVQILKPDIPDVNIPKDTTVIDVTNQEITVPSTDTTYWWYLTKLPDFKRKHHIIKYEGIIEKGHEHLVHHMELFHCEARPDEVVPSYNGPGLAEGKPPGLSICRKVIGAWAMGASSVTLPEEAGTPVGGDGWSRFVLLEVHYNNPQLSKDIKDSSGIRLYVTSKIRKYDSGIMELGLEYTNKMAIPPNQNLFSLTGYCIPDCTRTALPRAGIHIYASQLHTHMTGKRVYTKHVRNGKELPELNRDNHYSPHFQEIRRLQEPVDVLPGDSLITTCEDSTLDRENITLGGFSIKEEMCVNYIHYYPAVDLEVCKSSVDSDALRAFFRFMNKRYKDNTSSTKSIAENYQSIKWSYLASQMLSNFYDIAPLSMQCNRSDGTRFPGNWNNKDIPRITLPITTQSGSC